A genomic segment from Candidatus Peregrinibacteria bacterium encodes:
- a CDS encoding trypsin-like peptidase domain-containing protein: MKRNILFSSFFICALLSFPNTSAAKATIDFEKMLPTVMITSGDYTKNEGVQFYVSGSATIISPEGLIITNNHVVEKEEDKAFSVFFICITFDPAEKPICEYTASLLARNRDMDVALLQIHKQDIRGKEIPLLKFLPYSPKKELKEGDDIIVHGYPGIGGESITITKGQVSGFEEKNQLRYFKTDTLTSYGNSGGTALSEEGDFVGIPTYGISADATDLGYFLDIHEATSFIEEHMKDPPAYVEAAYAEVRRKLILKNDAEDTRTYTHPYYPKFTVKIPESWEFYKISRYNIVMGSKIDTENYAIDITLKDFPFEVTKEYLQERVFKKFEKNKEQYKNYERVEEVFQGVHAYRISYLYWDQKSMNYIIPYGSSLIFISYEYDLKKEEEALQKYASLFTTFSFLDQPIVQNPVQTLTRKTPAFSLGTAPGWYLHENKDPSDEDFIVEFLRKEDVEADITVFHQKLSESEKKLSQEEFLKHLLEAHKWESNFRLVSKNDNVVLDGLQGVSLTYLYEGEDFGKTRKTSKIYAFDGKDAYIFVYDDLDTKYDENLESFREILLSFQNQNEKVRGTKGNFSIGSLNYVFYDISYHRYEQSISRMKDKGIFEGYEDDTFRPEKKISRGEALKTILLARAIGKQKKGDDAMMKELDQYSEKAFFKFDFFDTRPIQWLRKYVRFAQKNNIIQGMSDTFFHPEASVTLGEACKILLTTNEIPVWDIEKTEFKELVPWYKPYLDKGFEIGIIPEGLYDASYELTRGELAFMVDAILEKN; the protein is encoded by the coding sequence ATGAAGCGGAACATTCTTTTCTCGAGTTTTTTTATCTGTGCACTTCTTTCTTTCCCGAATACAAGTGCGGCAAAAGCGACTATCGATTTTGAAAAGATGCTCCCAACGGTGATGATCACTTCTGGTGATTACACAAAAAATGAAGGTGTTCAATTTTACGTATCGGGATCTGCGACTATTATTAGTCCCGAAGGACTCATCATTACGAATAACCATGTTGTGGAAAAAGAGGAAGATAAGGCATTCTCTGTATTTTTTATATGCATCACTTTTGATCCTGCCGAAAAACCAATTTGTGAATATACTGCTTCGCTCCTTGCTCGAAATCGAGATATGGACGTTGCTCTTCTCCAAATACACAAGCAAGATATTCGGGGAAAAGAGATTCCGCTTCTGAAATTTCTTCCATATTCTCCAAAAAAAGAACTGAAAGAAGGAGATGATATTATTGTTCATGGATATCCGGGAATAGGAGGAGAATCAATTACCATCACCAAAGGACAAGTCAGCGGATTTGAAGAAAAGAATCAGCTGAGATACTTCAAAACAGATACTCTTACGAGCTATGGAAATTCTGGCGGAACGGCACTTTCTGAGGAAGGAGATTTTGTGGGAATTCCGACATATGGTATTTCAGCAGACGCGACAGATTTGGGGTACTTCTTGGATATTCATGAAGCAACGAGTTTTATAGAGGAACACATGAAAGATCCGCCAGCGTATGTCGAAGCAGCGTATGCAGAAGTCCGCAGAAAATTGATCTTGAAAAATGATGCAGAAGATACGAGAACATATACGCATCCGTATTATCCGAAATTCACAGTGAAAATTCCTGAAAGTTGGGAATTTTACAAAATATCGCGGTATAACATCGTAATGGGATCGAAAATCGACACTGAAAATTATGCAATTGATATCACTCTCAAAGATTTTCCATTCGAAGTTACCAAAGAATATTTACAAGAACGAGTTTTTAAAAAATTTGAAAAGAATAAAGAACAGTACAAAAATTATGAGCGTGTGGAGGAGGTCTTCCAAGGCGTTCATGCGTATCGCATTTCCTATCTCTACTGGGATCAAAAATCGATGAACTACATTATTCCCTATGGAAGTTCTTTGATATTTATTTCCTATGAATATGATCTCAAAAAAGAAGAAGAGGCTCTCCAAAAATACGCGTCTCTTTTTACGACATTTTCATTCCTGGATCAGCCAATTGTGCAAAACCCTGTACAGACGCTCACTCGCAAAACGCCTGCTTTTTCTCTCGGGACAGCTCCAGGGTGGTATCTCCATGAAAATAAAGACCCATCAGATGAAGATTTTATCGTTGAATTCCTCCGCAAAGAAGATGTAGAAGCCGATATTACCGTCTTTCATCAGAAGCTTTCTGAATCTGAGAAAAAACTTTCTCAGGAGGAATTTCTAAAACACCTCTTGGAAGCTCATAAATGGGAATCGAATTTCCGGCTGGTGAGTAAAAATGACAATGTCGTCTTGGACGGTCTTCAGGGGGTTTCTCTTACCTATCTCTACGAAGGCGAAGATTTTGGAAAAACACGAAAAACGAGCAAAATTTACGCTTTTGATGGGAAAGATGCGTATATTTTTGTCTATGATGATCTCGATACGAAGTATGATGAAAATCTGGAAAGTTTTCGCGAAATTCTTCTTTCCTTTCAAAATCAGAATGAAAAAGTTCGTGGTACCAAGGGGAATTTTTCGATTGGATCACTAAATTATGTATTTTACGATATCTCATATCACCGCTATGAACAGTCCATTTCCAGAATGAAAGATAAGGGGATTTTTGAAGGATATGAAGATGACACTTTTCGTCCCGAAAAAAAGATTTCGCGCGGAGAAGCTTTAAAAACGATCCTTCTTGCAAGAGCCATCGGAAAACAAAAAAAAGGAGATGATGCGATGATGAAGGAACTTGATCAGTATTCCGAAAAAGCATTTTTTAAGTTTGATTTCTTTGACACGAGACCAATTCAGTGGCTTCGAAAATATGTGAGGTTTGCTCAAAAAAACAATATTATTCAGGGAATGTCTGATACATTCTTTCATCCAGAAGCATCTGTGACTCTTGGCGAAGCATGCAAAATCCTCCTCACCACAAATGAAATTCCCGTGTGGGATATAGAAAAAACAGAATTTAAGGAACTGGTTCCATGGTATAAGCCATATCTCGACAAAGGATTCGAAATTGGTATCATCCCCGAAGGTCTCTATGATGCGAGTTATGAACTCACAAGAGGTGAACTCGCTTTTATGGTAGACG